The following are encoded in a window of Telmatobacter sp. DSM 110680 genomic DNA:
- a CDS encoding DUF507 family protein: MIFSREYIGYLARRTVKHLIDAKLITTSDLKGTEARVTAGLTDELALEDRINEEVRVILEAYSDEMRKSGAQYAEMFKKVKTELAKKYKAVL, translated from the coding sequence ATGATTTTTTCTCGCGAATACATTGGGTATCTCGCCCGCCGTACGGTCAAGCACCTCATTGATGCCAAGCTGATCACCACCAGCGACTTGAAGGGCACGGAGGCGCGCGTTACAGCTGGGCTTACGGACGAGCTTGCGCTCGAAGACCGCATCAACGAAGAGGTGCGCGTGATTCTTGAAGCGTATTCCGACGAGATGCGCAAATCCGGCGCGCAATACGCCGAGATGTTTAAGAAGGTGAAGACCGAGCTAGCGAAGAAATACAAGGCGGTGCTATGA
- a CDS encoding ferredoxin: protein MPLFERHVFVCHNTRPEGAPRPSCTADGKSDLHTQLQQLSKAAGLGSAVRINKSGCLDQCEHGPTVVVYPEAVWYGHVKPEDAAEIVEEHLINGRPVERLRLADECINTKSCPHRPISGQ from the coding sequence TTGCCCCTGTTCGAACGTCATGTTTTTGTCTGCCATAATACCCGTCCTGAAGGCGCTCCGCGGCCCTCGTGCACCGCTGATGGAAAGAGCGATCTACACACACAACTGCAGCAGTTGAGCAAGGCTGCAGGCCTGGGAAGCGCTGTGCGCATCAACAAGTCGGGCTGCCTGGACCAGTGCGAGCACGGCCCGACGGTGGTTGTATATCCAGAGGCCGTTTGGTACGGGCATGTGAAGCCGGAGGATGCCGCTGAGATTGTCGAGGAGCACCTGATCAACGGGCGGCCTGTGGAGCGGTTGCGGCTGGCGGATGAGTGCATCAATACCAAGAGCTGTCCTCATCGGCCAATCAGTGGTCAGTGA
- a CDS encoding RNA-directed DNA polymerase, which produces MTALSDFQDRNNLERAWRWIRSNPDPTYKRYCSEFYSRFAVADDLIIEDLQQRLQRGFYEPSHSCKFLMPKKSGILRPYSILTVEDQIVYQALVNVIAEKLAPKIRNSYLSETFGHIYAGKTSQWFYRRWNDGYKAFNQATRAAFKRGLVYTASFDLTACYDSLDHAVLSHFLTQLGVERDFCDFLRTCLSKWTANDRRIYQNHGIPQGPLSSGLLSEVVLQHFDQHYGPKANLVYLRYVDDIRLFATKEIDLRRMLVRLDRLSKDIGLFPQAAKIDIHRVTDIEKELKSISNPTVVAVRGAIVDQAKLAKRIAALSPRLRPVVKIEDETRFKFLLAHALPTSKLNDRLLTISAARPDLVPSIARYLKRYQRLPKSVAKQLIARVRNEQLYEYVTADWLDVLAGRLSDADSLALNVILKAQWKPRTLSPELKAEAGKRLIRAGLLNVNQTRHAILSVRESWVRAQLVSALNDQHYGKAALETITNQALRDHNPDVSLAAAQQAAFLGITVVPPFRTIQHSGGKALRQFGILTRVTGRSCGISWSMARLTGRSSSINWRSIFGSTYRHAERLAVQMRALSDTNVTAFVNAADVFNDRLLSRLYLHDPSLGTYLLGSIGSILSSTRLKTNYPSVHTLCDAIHTERLKSSLSHPIVKKTGKPTSRIPYRYLRKAKQLYVQALIELEASW; this is translated from the coding sequence ATGACCGCATTAAGTGATTTCCAGGATCGAAACAATCTTGAACGCGCATGGAGGTGGATTAGGAGTAACCCTGATCCTACCTATAAGCGATATTGCTCCGAGTTCTATTCGCGCTTCGCGGTTGCCGATGATCTCATCATCGAAGATCTTCAGCAACGACTGCAACGTGGTTTTTACGAGCCGAGCCATTCGTGCAAATTCCTGATGCCCAAAAAGTCAGGAATACTTAGACCGTATTCGATACTGACAGTTGAAGATCAAATTGTTTACCAGGCGTTGGTGAACGTAATCGCAGAAAAACTAGCTCCGAAGATTCGCAATAGCTATCTAAGCGAGACCTTCGGTCATATTTATGCAGGGAAGACAAGCCAATGGTTCTATCGTCGATGGAACGATGGCTACAAGGCTTTCAATCAGGCAACACGAGCAGCATTCAAGCGAGGCTTGGTCTATACAGCGAGTTTTGATCTTACTGCTTGTTATGACAGCCTTGACCATGCCGTACTATCCCACTTCCTGACACAGCTCGGGGTCGAACGGGACTTTTGCGATTTTCTTCGCACTTGTCTCAGCAAGTGGACAGCAAATGATCGTCGCATTTATCAGAACCATGGTATCCCGCAAGGTCCACTCAGCTCCGGCCTGCTCTCTGAGGTGGTGTTGCAGCACTTCGATCAGCACTATGGGCCGAAAGCGAATCTGGTCTATTTAAGATATGTGGACGATATCCGTTTGTTCGCAACCAAAGAAATCGACTTGCGTCGAATGCTTGTTCGACTCGATCGACTCAGCAAGGACATAGGACTGTTCCCGCAGGCCGCCAAGATCGATATCCACCGAGTTACTGATATCGAGAAGGAACTGAAGTCTATAAGCAATCCAACCGTGGTCGCTGTGAGAGGCGCAATCGTTGACCAAGCCAAGCTCGCGAAGCGGATTGCTGCATTGAGCCCGAGATTGAGACCAGTTGTGAAAATCGAGGATGAGACCCGCTTCAAATTCCTTTTGGCCCACGCATTGCCTACCTCAAAACTGAACGACCGACTGCTGACCATTAGTGCGGCGCGACCAGATCTCGTGCCTTCAATCGCGCGATATCTTAAGCGATATCAGCGGCTACCAAAATCCGTCGCAAAGCAGCTAATAGCCCGAGTTCGCAACGAGCAACTCTATGAGTACGTCACGGCGGATTGGCTCGATGTACTTGCAGGAAGACTCAGTGATGCCGACTCATTGGCTCTCAATGTGATTCTGAAAGCTCAGTGGAAACCGCGCACACTCAGTCCGGAACTGAAGGCTGAAGCTGGAAAGCGTCTAATTCGCGCGGGATTGTTGAACGTCAATCAGACACGCCATGCCATTCTTTCGGTCCGGGAATCATGGGTGCGTGCTCAGTTGGTATCGGCACTCAACGACCAACACTATGGAAAAGCCGCTTTAGAGACTATCACGAATCAGGCCCTCAGAGACCATAATCCCGATGTAAGTCTAGCGGCTGCTCAACAGGCAGCTTTCTTGGGCATCACCGTCGTTCCGCCATTTCGCACGATTCAGCATTCAGGCGGCAAGGCGTTGCGCCAGTTCGGCATTTTGACCCGAGTAACTGGAAGATCCTGCGGTATTTCTTGGAGCATGGCTCGATTGACTGGAAGATCGTCTAGCATCAATTGGCGCTCAATATTCGGCTCAACCTATCGACACGCTGAGAGATTAGCCGTACAAATGAGAGCCCTGAGCGATACCAATGTGACTGCATTTGTGAACGCAGCCGATGTATTTAATGACCGATTGTTGAGTCGGCTATATCTTCATGATCCTTCCTTGGGTACTTATCTATTGGGAAGCATTGGGTCTATTCTCTCCAGTACGCGCTTGAAGACGAACTACCCATCCGTCCATACACTGTGTGACGCAATTCACACAGAACGCTTAAAAAGCAGCCTTTCGCACCCTATCGTGAAGAAGACTGGGAAGCCGACGTCACGAATACCGTACCGCTATTTGAGGAAAGCGAAGCAACTATATGTGCAGGCGCTAATCGAATTAGAGGCGAGTTGGTAG
- a CDS encoding DUF262 domain-containing protein, translated as MSKDNHKIDADDRTIFDVLNERKYTVDYFQREYSWEQKHIEQLVTDLTSSFLDAYSPGDSRPSVEHYNNYYLGPFVVSSKGGMKSIIDGQQRLTSLTLFLIYLNNLQKELGGNESIEPLVFSEKYGKKSFNIQVEERKECLEKLFLDGCYEVKPGDDESTVNMVRRYADIGEAFPEDIKGNSFPYFLDWLKYNVILVEITAYSDDNAYTIFESMNDRGLNLTSTEMLKGYILSRFDEAKDREKANRFWRDSIQSLHLHSKDEDQRFFQAWLRSQYADTIRQGKAGSSNEDFEKIGTRFHSWFRDNLAKISVDANSPEDFRTLLHTELKFYLRAYLEILEGQRTEKAGWENVFYHSQWGIADSLSFPLMMAPLKSTDNPDVTRQKINEVASFLETFAVRRSINFRKFGASSVRYTMYSLVKEIRGKTLNSLRSILTAKLAEMPETWEGMGEFHLHGMNRAFVKFLLSRITGFIEQQSGGATNFSTYFLNNGKKPFEVEHIWADKFAEHRDEFEQRHEFESYRDRIGDLVLLPQGTNQSYGSMPYSDKVEHYLKENLLVKSLHPKAYKNNPNFLKMNERLGLEFRPHKSFNKSDIDERQELIQSICEVIWSREPIP; from the coding sequence ATGAGCAAAGACAATCACAAGATTGATGCTGACGATAGAACGATCTTTGATGTGCTGAACGAACGGAAGTACACCGTTGATTATTTCCAGCGCGAATACAGTTGGGAACAGAAGCACATAGAGCAATTGGTGACGGATCTGACATCCAGTTTTCTCGATGCTTATTCTCCCGGCGATTCACGCCCGTCCGTAGAGCACTACAACAATTACTACCTTGGACCGTTTGTGGTGAGCAGTAAGGGCGGGATGAAGAGCATCATAGACGGGCAACAACGTCTGACTTCGTTGACGCTATTTCTGATTTACCTCAACAACCTGCAAAAGGAACTCGGAGGAAATGAATCCATCGAACCCCTTGTATTCTCCGAGAAGTACGGCAAGAAATCTTTCAATATTCAAGTTGAGGAGCGCAAAGAATGTTTGGAGAAACTTTTTCTAGATGGTTGCTATGAAGTAAAGCCCGGCGATGACGAATCAACGGTCAATATGGTTCGACGCTATGCTGATATTGGTGAGGCCTTCCCGGAAGATATCAAAGGCAATTCTTTCCCTTATTTTCTTGATTGGCTGAAATATAACGTCATTCTCGTCGAGATCACAGCTTATTCGGATGACAACGCCTATACGATATTTGAGTCGATGAATGATCGTGGGCTAAATCTGACATCCACCGAAATGTTAAAGGGGTATATTCTCTCGCGCTTCGACGAGGCCAAAGATCGAGAAAAGGCGAATCGATTCTGGAGAGACTCGATTCAGAGTCTCCATCTGCATAGCAAAGACGAAGATCAGAGGTTCTTCCAAGCCTGGCTGCGCAGCCAATACGCTGACACGATTCGCCAAGGCAAAGCGGGTTCTTCGAATGAGGATTTTGAAAAGATCGGCACACGATTTCACAGTTGGTTCCGTGACAATCTCGCGAAGATCAGCGTGGATGCAAATTCTCCGGAAGATTTCCGAACACTTTTGCATACCGAGCTGAAGTTCTATCTTCGAGCTTATCTCGAAATCCTCGAAGGTCAGAGAACGGAGAAAGCTGGCTGGGAGAATGTGTTTTACCATTCACAATGGGGTATTGCTGACTCGCTAAGCTTTCCTTTGATGATGGCCCCGCTTAAATCTACAGATAATCCCGACGTTACTCGCCAGAAAATCAACGAGGTCGCGAGCTTTCTTGAAACATTCGCTGTTCGCCGGTCGATCAACTTCCGGAAGTTCGGGGCAAGTTCAGTCCGCTACACGATGTATTCCTTGGTGAAGGAAATACGTGGCAAGACTCTTAACTCTCTGCGCTCCATATTGACGGCCAAGCTGGCCGAGATGCCGGAAACATGGGAGGGTATGGGTGAATTTCACCTGCACGGAATGAACCGCGCCTTTGTGAAATTCCTACTCTCTCGTATTACCGGGTTCATTGAGCAACAATCTGGTGGAGCAACGAATTTCTCCACCTACTTCCTAAATAATGGGAAAAAGCCCTTTGAGGTTGAACACATTTGGGCTGACAAGTTTGCAGAGCATAGAGATGAATTCGAGCAAAGACACGAGTTTGAAAGTTATCGAGACAGAATCGGTGACTTGGTCTTGCTGCCACAAGGTACAAATCAGTCCTACGGATCGATGCCCTATTCAGACAAAGTAGAACACTATTTGAAGGAAAATCTCTTAGTAAAATCGCTCCATCCGAAGGCATATAAGAACAATCCGAATTTTCTAAAAATGAATGAAAGACTCGGACTGGAGTTCAGACCACACAAATCTTTCAATAAGTCTGACATCGATGAGCGCCAAGAGCTTATACAGAGCATTTGCGAAGTGATCTGGAGCCGGGAGCCGATCCCATAG
- a CDS encoding DUF507 family protein yields MRISRDKLNKLAHTVADTLADIDDVGFNEDRNTIRQEARKALENLLTEEARIDAAARQKIASQRKIIMEGSQEWEILYRKYYNDEVRKLGI; encoded by the coding sequence ATGAGAATCAGCCGCGACAAGCTGAACAAGCTGGCTCACACCGTGGCCGACACGCTGGCCGACATCGACGACGTGGGATTCAATGAGGATCGCAACACGATTCGCCAGGAGGCGCGTAAAGCGCTCGAGAATCTGCTGACGGAAGAAGCGCGGATCGATGCTGCGGCGCGGCAGAAGATTGCCTCGCAGCGGAAGATCATCATGGAAGGCTCGCAGGAGTGGGAGATCCTCTACCGCAAGTATTACAACGACGAAGTGCGGAAACTGGGGATTTGA
- a CDS encoding DEAD/DEAH box helicase family protein → MNEAETRAEYIDPALKAAGWQVVEGSRVRREYPITLGRIEGQGKRGKPPTADYVLEYRNTKLGVIEAKAWDQQLTEGVAQAKNYADKMAIRYTYSSNGQDIYAIDMHTGKEGETLTYPTPDELWKMTFPTPVPWRDRFAAIPYPDKSGMWTIRFYQEIAVTRVLEAIENGKDRALLTLATGTGKTSIAFQISWKLFNARWSVAEWKSGAQPTRRPRILFLADRNNLADQAFNDFTSFTAFPDDALVRIKPEDIRKKGKVPKNGSIFFTIFQTFMSGPPKDGKPSPYFGEYPPDFFDFIVIDECHRGGANDESTWRDILEYFTPAVQLGLTATPKRQENADTYAYFGDPLYIYSLKDGINDGFLTPFRLKQITTSLDEYTYTSDDKLIEGEIEVGDHFEEADFNKIIEIKEREAHRVKLFMEQINQKEKTLVFCATQIHALVVRDLINQMKISSDPNYCQRVTAKDGELGNQHLRDFQDNDKTTPTILTTSQKLSTGVDARNIRNIVLMRPINSMIEFKQIIGRGTRLFDGKDYFTIYDFVKAYLHFADPEWDGEPQEPEPCAKCGYYPCQCVKEPKQPCPVCGQITCACPKENCAVCGQDPCECKKKPKTKVKLANGKELAIQHMICTTFWHPDGTPMSAQQFLELLFGKLPEFFKDEAELRTLWSNPLTRKMLLIGLAEMGFGPDQLHEMQKIIDAEKSDIFDVLAYVAYALPPLNREERAARAKISISSHFNSKQQGFLDFVLAHYVSVGVEELDQEKLTPLLRLKYHNSISDALADLGQAEEIGQIFAGFQKYLYQPMATEVSST, encoded by the coding sequence ATGAACGAAGCCGAGACCAGGGCCGAGTACATCGATCCCGCGCTGAAGGCGGCGGGGTGGCAAGTTGTTGAGGGAAGCCGCGTCCGCCGTGAGTATCCAATCACGCTTGGCCGAATTGAAGGACAAGGAAAGCGCGGTAAACCGCCCACCGCCGATTATGTGTTGGAATATCGCAACACCAAGTTGGGAGTCATCGAAGCTAAGGCGTGGGACCAGCAATTGACCGAGGGTGTCGCTCAGGCAAAGAACTACGCCGATAAGATGGCAATTCGCTACACGTATTCTTCCAATGGCCAGGACATCTACGCCATAGATATGCACACGGGGAAGGAAGGCGAGACGCTTACCTACCCAACTCCAGACGAACTCTGGAAGATGACCTTCCCAACCCCAGTCCCGTGGCGTGATCGTTTCGCCGCCATACCCTATCCAGACAAGAGCGGCATGTGGACGATTCGCTTCTACCAGGAGATCGCGGTAACGCGCGTACTGGAGGCAATTGAAAATGGCAAAGATCGCGCGCTCTTGACGCTGGCAACTGGTACCGGAAAGACATCTATTGCCTTCCAGATTTCCTGGAAGCTCTTCAATGCCCGATGGAGTGTGGCGGAATGGAAGAGCGGAGCCCAGCCTACGCGCCGCCCGCGTATCCTGTTCCTCGCCGACCGCAACAATCTCGCTGATCAAGCATTCAACGATTTCACATCCTTTACAGCATTTCCCGACGACGCGCTGGTCCGGATTAAGCCTGAAGACATTCGCAAGAAGGGGAAAGTCCCAAAGAATGGGAGCATTTTCTTCACTATCTTTCAGACCTTCATGAGCGGCCCGCCAAAAGACGGCAAACCCTCTCCATATTTCGGCGAGTACCCACCAGACTTCTTTGATTTCATCGTCATCGACGAGTGCCATCGCGGCGGAGCGAACGACGAAAGCACCTGGCGGGACATCCTCGAATACTTTACTCCTGCGGTTCAACTCGGCCTTACGGCAACGCCAAAGCGCCAGGAGAATGCGGATACCTATGCCTACTTCGGTGACCCGCTATATATCTATTCGCTAAAGGATGGCATCAATGACGGCTTCCTGACTCCGTTCCGATTGAAGCAGATCACAACATCACTAGACGAGTACACCTACACATCCGATGACAAGTTGATTGAGGGCGAGATCGAAGTCGGCGATCACTTCGAAGAAGCGGACTTCAACAAGATCATTGAGATCAAAGAGCGCGAAGCCCACCGGGTCAAGCTGTTCATGGAGCAGATCAACCAGAAAGAGAAGACGCTTGTTTTCTGTGCCACGCAGATTCATGCTCTTGTTGTCCGTGACCTCATCAACCAGATGAAGATAAGTTCAGACCCGAACTACTGCCAAAGGGTCACCGCCAAGGATGGCGAACTTGGAAATCAGCATCTCCGAGACTTCCAGGACAACGACAAGACCACTCCAACGATTCTGACGACTTCGCAAAAGCTTTCGACCGGAGTGGACGCTCGAAACATCAGGAACATCGTTCTCATGCGGCCCATCAATAGCATGATCGAGTTCAAGCAGATAATCGGGCGCGGCACACGGCTCTTTGATGGTAAGGACTATTTCACAATCTATGACTTCGTGAAGGCTTACCTTCATTTCGCCGATCCGGAGTGGGATGGTGAGCCTCAGGAGCCAGAACCATGCGCGAAGTGCGGTTACTACCCATGCCAGTGCGTAAAGGAGCCAAAGCAGCCGTGTCCTGTTTGCGGGCAAATCACTTGCGCGTGTCCTAAAGAAAATTGTGCGGTCTGCGGGCAAGACCCTTGTGAATGTAAGAAGAAACCAAAGACCAAGGTGAAGCTCGCCAACGGAAAAGAGTTGGCGATCCAGCACATGATTTGTACGACGTTCTGGCATCCCGACGGCACGCCAATGTCCGCTCAGCAATTCCTTGAGTTGCTGTTCGGCAAACTGCCGGAGTTCTTCAAAGATGAGGCGGAGTTGCGGACTTTATGGAGCAATCCCTTAACCAGAAAGATGCTCTTGATTGGGCTCGCAGAGATGGGCTTCGGTCCGGACCAACTTCACGAGATGCAAAAGATCATTGATGCGGAAAAGAGCGACATCTTCGACGTGCTCGCCTATGTCGCCTACGCGCTGCCCCCGCTCAACCGTGAAGAGAGGGCTGCAAGAGCGAAGATCTCGATAAGCAGCCACTTCAACAGCAAGCAGCAGGGCTTTCTGGACTTCGTGCTCGCACACTATGTTAGTGTCGGCGTCGAAGAGTTGGATCAGGAAAAGCTCACGCCTTTGTTGCGGCTTAAATATCACAATTCCATTTCCGATGCTCTTGCGGACTTGGGACAAGCGGAGGAGATCGGACAGATATTTGCCGGTTTCCAGAAATACCTCTATCAGCCTATGGCAACCGAGGTCTCCTCAACTTGA
- a CDS encoding PIN-like domain-containing protein, with product MADKKLMDPLVRTRVYPHPEQVFDFAPVSLETALSDCLVAVDTNVLVLPYLTGQQSLKGIRQTYKTLVDQNRLRIPGQVAREFADIRAEKLKTLYQQLSQKRNVTLKVGKYPLLEGIEQYHELLEKEKDLAEIMESYRDQVRELLETVESWKWDDPVSTIYRELFKGPVVVDPKHDEKKLLEELAYRQENKIPPGYKDANNEHSGAGDFLIWMALLKLGESEKKHLLFVSGEEKPDWWYRSENRSLYPRFELVDEYRRASGGHSFLMIGFADLLKHFGATDDVIAEVEEKEPLSAIRGFAEYRDTWNDVPAPYVRPTKDAEEAVYRWLMGSLGISRGEIIRQWDGFPDLVVSHGTIIEGYEIKDLRSVTDYKKMISNSLNVMLNSPVSSGLNLVLVFVVGEQRTMQPVIDLVEEFRTAARPHFMILIGTIDSEGVFVPYHV from the coding sequence ATGGCTGACAAGAAGCTCATGGACCCTCTAGTCCGGACGCGAGTGTACCCACATCCAGAGCAGGTATTTGACTTTGCTCCCGTAAGCCTCGAAACCGCCCTGAGCGATTGCCTCGTTGCAGTGGACACGAATGTCCTTGTACTGCCATACCTGACAGGACAGCAAAGTCTCAAAGGAATCAGGCAAACCTATAAGACTTTGGTAGATCAGAATCGACTGAGAATACCAGGACAAGTGGCGCGAGAATTCGCTGACATTCGAGCTGAGAAGCTGAAGACTCTCTACCAGCAGCTCTCTCAGAAACGCAATGTCACTCTGAAGGTCGGCAAGTATCCGCTTCTCGAGGGCATCGAGCAGTACCACGAGCTTCTGGAAAAGGAGAAAGACCTCGCAGAGATCATGGAGAGCTATCGTGACCAAGTACGAGAACTGCTGGAAACAGTCGAATCTTGGAAGTGGGACGACCCGGTCTCCACGATCTACCGCGAATTGTTCAAAGGTCCTGTTGTGGTTGATCCGAAACATGATGAGAAAAAGTTGCTGGAGGAATTGGCCTATCGCCAGGAGAACAAAATTCCGCCAGGCTACAAAGACGCTAACAACGAGCATTCAGGGGCTGGAGATTTTCTCATTTGGATGGCACTGCTGAAGCTGGGTGAATCTGAGAAAAAGCATCTGCTTTTCGTGTCTGGTGAGGAAAAGCCCGACTGGTGGTACCGATCTGAAAACCGGTCACTCTATCCCCGGTTTGAGCTTGTAGATGAGTATCGAAGAGCTTCCGGAGGGCATAGCTTTTTGATGATCGGATTTGCCGATCTTCTGAAGCATTTTGGTGCGACTGACGACGTGATTGCAGAGGTGGAGGAGAAGGAGCCACTTAGCGCCATACGTGGTTTTGCAGAATACCGAGACACATGGAACGATGTTCCTGCCCCATATGTTCGGCCAACGAAGGATGCGGAGGAGGCAGTTTATCGATGGCTGATGGGTTCACTCGGCATTTCTAGAGGCGAAATCATCAGACAGTGGGACGGATTCCCCGACCTCGTCGTTTCACACGGCACGATAATCGAAGGATACGAAATTAAGGATTTGCGTTCAGTAACTGACTACAAGAAAATGATTTCCAATTCTCTGAACGTGATGCTAAATAGCCCAGTCAGCTCAGGTCTGAACCTTGTTCTTGTATTTGTTGTCGGGGAACAGCGAACGATGCAACCGGTAATCGATCTGGTTGAGGAGTTCAGGACCGCTGCCAGACCCCATTTTATGATTCTGATAGGCACAATCGACTCAGAAGGAGTTTTTGTCCCTTACCACGTATGA
- the recJ gene encoding single-stranded-DNA-specific exonuclease RecJ, with protein MSASGAATNSATFLSSPRQRWIIADPHPHEAQALAASAHIPVVLAELLVARGINTSAEAFAFLNPEISHLHDPLLMLGMKAAVERVERAIASKEPILLYGDYDVDGTTAVVLLKTAIELLGGEVRFHVPHRLREGYGLQSSVLESAFADGVRLVITVDTGMRAFTEAETAKRLGLDLIITDHHLSRSDDAVPVALAILNPNQHQCGYPEKSLCGAAIALKLAQALLERDDADRTRNKLLPSFLKMAAIATIADAVPLRGENRVITALGLRELRKPVGAGLRALFTAAQLDPATKPVTAFDIAFRLAPRINAAGRMDVASEIIELFCTRDQARAVELANKLERLNRDRRETEARALAAIEARLATDPDLAAARLVVVDGDGWHRGVIGILASRVVERTAKPALVISVEDGIAYGSGRSVDGFQLLEAIETCADLFTRFGGHAFAVGFALPTEALPELKRRLAKCAAERLAEREPERVIAIHAELPLHQITAVLAGWLAKLEPLGHGNTEPIFVARGARLVSGPRLMKERHLRLELAQDEGTAATRAVGWDMAARSAELSLAQGSRIDVAYRIRENLHPDFGGLEIEIAGMQPATL; from the coding sequence GTGAGCGCATCAGGCGCAGCTACGAACAGCGCCACATTTCTTTCGTCGCCGCGCCAGCGCTGGATAATCGCTGATCCACATCCGCACGAAGCCCAGGCCCTGGCAGCATCCGCTCACATTCCCGTCGTTCTCGCTGAACTCCTCGTCGCACGCGGCATCAACACCTCCGCCGAAGCCTTCGCATTTCTCAATCCTGAAATATCCCATCTGCACGATCCGCTACTCATGCTCGGCATGAAGGCCGCAGTAGAGCGCGTTGAGAGGGCCATCGCGAGCAAAGAGCCCATCCTGCTCTACGGCGACTACGACGTTGACGGCACCACCGCTGTCGTCCTGCTCAAGACAGCCATCGAATTGCTCGGCGGCGAAGTTCGCTTTCACGTTCCACACCGTCTGCGCGAGGGCTATGGCCTCCAATCCTCTGTCCTCGAATCGGCATTCGCCGATGGCGTTCGACTCGTCATCACCGTCGACACCGGCATGCGCGCCTTCACGGAAGCAGAGACGGCGAAGCGCCTCGGCCTGGACCTCATCATCACGGACCACCACCTGTCGCGTTCAGATGATGCTGTTCCCGTCGCTCTCGCCATCCTCAACCCTAATCAGCATCAGTGCGGATACCCCGAGAAATCCCTCTGCGGCGCAGCCATTGCACTCAAGCTCGCGCAGGCATTGCTCGAACGCGACGACGCTGATCGTACTCGCAACAAGTTGCTGCCCAGCTTTTTGAAAATGGCTGCCATCGCCACCATCGCCGACGCAGTTCCTCTGCGCGGCGAAAATCGCGTCATTACCGCGCTCGGCCTTCGCGAACTCCGTAAGCCCGTCGGCGCTGGCCTCCGCGCTCTTTTCACTGCGGCGCAACTCGATCCCGCAACCAAACCGGTCACAGCCTTTGACATCGCTTTCCGTCTCGCGCCGCGTATCAATGCAGCAGGACGCATGGACGTTGCCTCGGAAATCATCGAGCTCTTCTGCACTCGTGATCAGGCCCGCGCCGTTGAACTCGCCAACAAGCTCGAGCGCCTCAATCGCGACCGTCGCGAAACCGAAGCTCGCGCGCTCGCCGCGATTGAGGCTCGCCTCGCAACTGATCCCGACCTTGCCGCCGCTCGACTCGTCGTCGTCGACGGGGATGGCTGGCATCGCGGCGTAATCGGCATTCTTGCATCGCGCGTCGTCGAACGGACCGCGAAACCTGCCCTCGTCATCAGCGTTGAAGACGGCATCGCTTACGGCTCCGGCCGCTCAGTCGACGGATTCCAATTGCTTGAGGCCATCGAGACATGCGCGGATCTCTTCACGCGCTTCGGCGGACATGCATTTGCGGTCGGCTTTGCTCTTCCCACCGAAGCCCTGCCGGAACTCAAGCGCCGGCTCGCTAAGTGTGCTGCCGAACGCCTGGCAGAGCGCGAGCCGGAGCGCGTGATCGCCATCCATGCTGAATTGCCGCTTCATCAGATCACAGCGGTACTTGCTGGTTGGCTTGCCAAACTCGAACCGTTGGGTCATGGAAATACGGAGCCCATCTTCGTCGCACGCGGTGCCCGCCTTGTCTCCGGCCCTCGCTTGATGAAGGAACGTCATCTGCGTCTCGAACTCGCACAGGATGAAGGCACGGCAGCGACCCGCGCCGTTGGCTGGGATATGGCAGCGCGGTCTGCGGAACTCAGTCTCGCTCAGGGGTCCCGCATCGACGTCGCCTACCGCATTCGCGAAAATCTGCATCCCGACTTCGGCGGCCTAGAAATCGAAATCGCCGGAATGCAACCCGCAACCCTTTAG